One stretch of Rosistilla oblonga DNA includes these proteins:
- a CDS encoding amylo-alpha-1,6-glucosidase: MTVDDDRDLSEWLETDGLGGFASGTVCGQRTRRYHALLLVAEKPPAERVVLVNGIDVVVETPDGEYPISTQYYRGDVRSPDGGKRLESFSIDPWPTWRFEINEAVTIVQELFVPEGLPGVAMRWRVEGPRRGLALRVRPFLSGRDFHALHRANPDFDSTTYRAAGSLSWQPYLDLPSIHAQANARFVEAPDWYYGFLYSAERERGLDDLEDLATPGEFHWDLNPQDAYLLLSADQPMSKLSENEGLSAEDCFAAIAQKERHRREQSGPEVETVRSYIVKRGEGASVIAGYPWFGDWGRDTFIALRGLCLTSPARLAIAHRILLLWSETVSQGMLPNRFPDRGDTPEYNAGDASMWYIVAVKESFDAHRRENRGLPHEETTRMLAAIDAILDGYTAGTRYGIRMDDDGLIAAGEPGVQLTWMDAKVGDWVVTPRIGKPVEIQALWINALAFASRYDRDRRAQLEIAQASFTEKFWNEADGYLHDIVDLDHVSGSVDAAFRPNQIFAAGGLPIALLDNEKCRRVVEAVEARLLTPIGLRSLAPGHPDYKPRYQGDLRTRDAAYHQGTVWPWLMGPFVEAWLKVHGGSAAAKSQAKQRFLQPLQEHLQQAGQGHISEVADAEPPHTPRGCPFQAWSYGEYLRIQAMVR; this comes from the coding sequence ATGACAGTTGATGACGACCGCGATCTCTCCGAATGGCTCGAGACCGATGGGCTCGGCGGCTTCGCTTCCGGAACGGTCTGCGGTCAACGGACGCGTCGCTACCACGCGTTGCTGTTAGTCGCGGAAAAGCCGCCTGCCGAGCGCGTGGTGCTTGTCAACGGTATCGACGTCGTGGTGGAAACGCCCGACGGGGAGTATCCGATCTCGACGCAGTACTATCGCGGCGATGTCCGTTCGCCCGACGGTGGCAAACGGCTGGAATCGTTTTCGATCGATCCGTGGCCGACGTGGCGATTTGAGATCAACGAGGCGGTCACGATCGTCCAAGAGCTGTTCGTTCCCGAGGGGCTGCCTGGCGTAGCCATGCGTTGGCGAGTGGAGGGACCGCGACGTGGACTTGCACTACGCGTGCGTCCTTTCCTCTCGGGACGCGATTTCCACGCGTTACATCGCGCAAATCCTGATTTCGATTCGACGACGTATCGCGCGGCCGGTTCGCTCTCATGGCAACCCTATCTCGACTTGCCATCGATCCACGCCCAAGCGAACGCTCGGTTTGTCGAAGCGCCCGATTGGTACTACGGCTTCCTTTATTCAGCCGAACGGGAGCGTGGCCTCGACGACTTGGAAGACCTTGCCACACCGGGTGAGTTCCATTGGGACTTGAATCCGCAAGACGCTTACCTTTTACTGTCGGCCGATCAGCCGATGAGTAAGCTTTCGGAAAACGAGGGCCTTTCGGCGGAGGACTGTTTCGCAGCGATCGCGCAGAAGGAACGTCACCGCCGCGAACAATCGGGGCCGGAAGTGGAGACCGTTCGTTCTTACATCGTCAAGCGTGGCGAAGGGGCTTCGGTGATCGCCGGTTATCCGTGGTTCGGCGACTGGGGACGCGATACGTTCATCGCCCTCCGAGGTCTCTGTTTGACGTCGCCCGCTCGGCTCGCGATCGCCCATCGGATCTTGTTGTTGTGGTCCGAGACCGTTTCGCAAGGGATGCTCCCCAACCGGTTTCCCGATCGCGGCGACACGCCCGAATACAACGCAGGCGATGCTTCGATGTGGTACATCGTGGCGGTTAAAGAGAGCTTCGACGCTCACCGCCGCGAAAATCGAGGGCTTCCGCATGAAGAGACGACCCGTATGTTGGCCGCCATCGATGCGATCTTGGATGGATATACCGCAGGGACACGCTACGGCATCCGAATGGACGACGATGGTTTGATCGCGGCGGGAGAGCCGGGCGTGCAGCTGACTTGGATGGATGCCAAAGTCGGCGACTGGGTCGTCACCCCGCGGATCGGCAAGCCGGTCGAAATCCAAGCCCTTTGGATCAACGCCCTCGCCTTTGCAAGCCGTTACGACCGCGATCGGCGTGCGCAGCTGGAAATCGCCCAAGCATCGTTTACTGAAAAGTTCTGGAACGAAGCCGACGGGTACCTTCACGATATTGTCGATCTCGACCACGTATCGGGAAGCGTCGACGCGGCGTTTCGTCCCAACCAGATCTTTGCCGCCGGCGGGCTTCCGATCGCGCTGTTGGACAACGAAAAGTGCCGCCGCGTGGTCGAAGCGGTCGAAGCTCGCTTGCTCACTCCCATCGGCCTGAGATCGCTCGCCCCCGGTCATCCCGATTACAAGCCGCGATATCAAGGCGACCTGCGAACTCGCGATGCTGCGTATCATCAAGGGACGGTCTGGCCGTGGTTGATGGGCCCGTTTGTCGAAGCATGGTTGAAAGTCCACGGTGGCTCGGCAGCCGCCAAATCGCAGGCAAAGCAAAGGTTCTTGCAACCGTTGCAGGAACATTTGCAACAGGCGGGGCAGGGGCATATCAGCGAAGTCGCCGACGCCGAACCGCCTCACACCCCGCGCGGCTGCCCATTCCAAGCCTGGTCGTACGGCGAATATCTGCGGATCCAAGCGATGGTTCGCTGA
- a CDS encoding linear amide C-N hydrolase, with protein MKSFWNITACCALVALSILSASPAPACTGITLSPKDGSVIFARTLEFATDLKSNVIVVPRGKEYVGTAPGNQPGLRWTTKYGTIGANAVDLPYIIDGINEKGLHVGLFYFPGFAKYQTVEKQDFEKSLAPWEFGTYLLGTCANANEAVAAAGKVLVGDAVQKEMGIVPPAHFIVSDAAGNCFVLEHVDGELKVHQNPFGVITNSPAFDWHVTNLSNYMTLSPENKSNIDLAGKQIASLGQGSGMLGLPGDFTPPSRFVRAVAYSQTALQSADAKAGVLQAFHILNAFDIPVGAAAGVEGGHRVFDRTLWTSVADLKNGRFYFRTLENSQIRMVDITKVDLDAAEVQTISMRGDEQIEDLSATAK; from the coding sequence TTGAAGTCTTTCTGGAACATCACTGCTTGCTGCGCGCTTGTCGCGTTATCCATCCTCTCGGCTTCACCCGCTCCCGCCTGCACGGGGATCACGCTTTCTCCAAAGGATGGTTCCGTGATCTTCGCCCGGACTTTGGAGTTTGCTACCGATCTGAAGTCGAACGTGATCGTCGTTCCACGCGGCAAGGAATACGTCGGAACGGCGCCTGGGAATCAGCCCGGTCTGCGTTGGACCACGAAATATGGAACGATCGGTGCCAATGCGGTCGATCTCCCTTACATCATCGATGGAATCAATGAGAAGGGGCTGCACGTCGGGCTCTTCTATTTCCCAGGTTTTGCGAAGTACCAAACGGTCGAAAAACAGGACTTCGAGAAATCGTTGGCCCCTTGGGAATTCGGTACCTATCTGCTGGGAACCTGCGCAAACGCGAACGAAGCCGTCGCGGCGGCCGGTAAAGTTCTCGTCGGCGACGCGGTGCAAAAGGAGATGGGAATCGTACCTCCGGCGCACTTCATCGTCTCCGACGCCGCTGGCAACTGTTTTGTGCTGGAGCATGTCGATGGGGAACTGAAGGTTCACCAAAACCCGTTTGGCGTGATCACCAATTCGCCCGCGTTCGATTGGCACGTTACGAATCTCAGTAACTACATGACACTTTCCCCCGAGAATAAATCGAATATCGATCTCGCTGGAAAACAGATCGCCAGCCTCGGACAGGGGAGCGGCATGCTGGGGCTGCCCGGCGACTTTACGCCGCCATCGCGGTTCGTTCGCGCCGTCGCCTATTCGCAGACCGCTCTGCAGTCCGCTGATGCCAAGGCGGGTGTATTGCAAGCCTTTCATATTTTGAACGCGTTCGATATTCCAGTCGGTGCCGCCGCGGGTGTCGAAGGCGGGCATCGTGTCTTTGACCGCACGCTTTGGACCAGCGTCGCCGATCTGAAAAACGGTCGGTTCTATTTCCGCACGTTGGAGAACAGCCAGATTCGAATGGTCGACATCACAAAAGTTGATCTCGACGCAGCAGAAGTACAAACGATCTCGATGCGGGGCGATGAGCAGATCGAAGACCTCTCAGCCACGGCGAAGTAG
- a CDS encoding 6-phosphofructokinase has protein sequence MTQEIKRVAILFAGGPAPAANSVIATAASSFMKEGIEVYGIKHGYSRLAEYTASGPMREGVDYIKFTHEMLAHARTSRGIMIGTARTNPGKHVSSPEHLDDAELSAPLRRVYEGLVSMGVDALISIGGDDTLKTANKIKMFQDRLPEDAKKFPVVHLPKTIDNDYMGIDFTFGYFTAVETLAEEIRNLNYDASAGRAYFICEAMGRSAGWLAYGAAIAGEASMVLSVEDIAGSLRGEEVINAETGETRPVMEIDRVIDRMVDMMLARERQGREYGVIVIAEGLAEFLPSKNLEGIDRDEHGHIAISQINLGAMISGLLTRRYEERTGKTRKVNGLQLGYECRCAPPHAFDVMLGSQLGVGAYRALKEEKLNGVMVSVSGQLDLHFVPFDNLVDPKTLVTKVRFIEGDSDFYKLARFLETCVED, from the coding sequence ATGACTCAAGAAATTAAACGCGTCGCCATCTTGTTTGCTGGCGGTCCCGCACCTGCTGCCAATTCCGTGATCGCAACCGCTGCCTCGTCGTTTATGAAGGAAGGTATCGAGGTTTATGGGATCAAGCATGGTTACAGCCGCTTAGCTGAATACACAGCTTCCGGACCGATGCGTGAAGGCGTCGACTACATCAAGTTCACCCACGAGATGCTCGCGCACGCGCGAACCAGCCGGGGGATCATGATCGGTACAGCGCGGACCAACCCCGGCAAACACGTTTCGAGTCCAGAGCATCTCGATGACGCCGAACTCTCGGCTCCGCTACGCCGCGTTTACGAAGGCTTGGTTTCCATGGGGGTCGATGCGTTGATCTCCATCGGAGGCGACGACACGCTGAAGACCGCCAATAAGATCAAGATGTTCCAGGATCGGCTGCCAGAAGACGCCAAGAAGTTTCCTGTCGTTCACCTGCCTAAGACGATCGACAACGATTACATGGGAATCGACTTCACTTTCGGCTATTTCACCGCTGTCGAAACCTTGGCCGAAGAGATTCGCAACCTCAACTACGACGCGTCCGCGGGCCGCGCCTACTTTATCTGCGAAGCGATGGGCCGCAGTGCTGGCTGGTTGGCATACGGTGCAGCAATCGCCGGCGAAGCCAGTATGGTGCTGAGCGTCGAAGACATCGCAGGCAGTCTGCGTGGCGAAGAAGTTATCAACGCGGAAACTGGCGAAACACGGCCGGTGATGGAAATCGACCGGGTCATCGATCGCATGGTCGATATGATGTTGGCTCGCGAACGTCAGGGCCGCGAGTATGGAGTGATCGTGATCGCCGAGGGGCTGGCTGAATTCCTGCCGAGCAAAAATCTCGAGGGTATCGATCGCGACGAACACGGCCACATCGCGATCTCGCAGATCAATCTCGGTGCGATGATTTCTGGCCTGCTGACCCGCCGTTACGAAGAACGGACCGGTAAGACCCGCAAAGTCAACGGTCTGCAACTCGGTTACGAATGCCGTTGTGCTCCCCCTCACGCATTTGACGTGATGCTCGGATCGCAGCTTGGTGTTGGTGCTTACCGTGCATTGAAAGAAGAAAAACTCAATGGCGTGATGGTTTCGGTCTCCGGACAACTCGACCTTCACTTCGTCCCATTTGATAACTTGGTCGATCCTAAGACTCTGGTTACCAAGGTGCGATTTATCGAAGGCGACAGCGACTTCTACAAGCTCGCTCGCTTCCTGGAAACCTGCGTCGAAGATTGA